The Rhopalosiphum maidis isolate BTI-1 chromosome 2, ASM367621v3, whole genome shotgun sequence genome segment AaacaaattgattaaaaagttTGGCTCGGGATCACAGCCCctcaccataataataataattaaatataggtaggtacaaggCACCTAAAATACACAGTATAcacaatagttattttaactatacctCGTATCAATTACCACTTGcagttatacaaatatatcaatttttcttcatttttaaGAAGACACCAAGAACTTCTTCATAATCAATATCTACTTATCTATGAATGGCTAACAGGCAACAATGTTGACCTATTGAGATGgggctaaaaaataataacaaattaggaaaaataataattgatcacAAATGTCTTATAAAAACCGAGgagaataaaagaaaatatggctatttataactaagttaatttaggtttttattttagaaatggtatgaatttagaaaaatacatcaaagacatacatttttaaaataacttttaaaaattaaaatgttacataaaaaataacttcattgacaataatataattcataacatttcgattttagatagatcattaaaattattatattaataataaaaagccattataaaataaatgctataTTGTGTTATGTACAACCTGAAGATAAgtgtaacaattattttcttttagatCTTTGTGatttgtaaacaaataaaggaatatatattggttttacaataatatttgaattattatattttttgtaaacaattttcaagtaGAAGTGCATGTGAAAAACCACTTCATCAATTAAAAAGTgacaaatttatcaaaattgggttcaataaaaaatatattatttacttaataatgtttggtaataaataactagATCAGATTTggcattaaatacatttattaatagtaaatacatatcatatcattttataaatattttaaataccattacaatattttcctTGCAGTAgtctgtttattttaatacttctatgccaaattattttaaactacatcaattaatacattaattaattgaaaaaaaatagttacaactattttttgattttctataTTTCTCCTTTAAGAGTAGCTATTAACTCTCCGCCTTCTTTCAattctttaattatatctaaacCTCCAATCAATGATCCTTTTACGTAAACTTGTGGGTATGTTGGCCAATCAGAATAAACTTTTAGTCCTTGTCGAACTTCTTCATCAGACAAAATGTCAAATGTTTCATAATCAATACTGTtggatataattgtatattaataataagaaataacttaatactattttaacaaaatattatacttatacttaataaacattttaatacttaccctgtttggtttaatatttgaatcaaCTGATTACTAAATCCACACCGAGCAACTTGTTTGTTGCCTTTAATAAATGCCATAACATCAGCTTTATGCGTAAGTAATTTAAGcctaaaataagaaaaatatattagaacaaactttaaaaatatataattgaaatttaataatataatccattaaagataagttaataattttagaataaaaaataatgtatgctgattataaagaattatttctattaaatataattatattttaaaagtgataattgaagtaagtaaaattaactttttattatgttcaaatacaaaaaatgttatagtaaaaaaatcaaataatcttaaaaatatatatttttactaaaaatgaaatataattcacCTTTCGTTGAGGTTAGCTTTATTGTTCTCTAGTTTTAATAGATCGTTCAGCTCACCATTCTCTTTCAATTCTTTCACAATGTCTAATCCTCCAATCAATTCACCATTAATATAAAGCtacaaaacaacataatattttgtaaaataatataataatattcatctaaaaacacttaaatcaattttacctGTGGATAAGTTGGCcaattggaaaatattttcaatttttctcgAACAACTTGATCTTGTAGTATATCAAATGTACTAAATTCGGCACCAATATCGTTAAGTAGATTTACAATTGCTGTACTAAACTTACATTTTGGCTCAGATTTTGATCCTTTCATAAAAAGCAAGACGGGAGCAGAATTTACCAATGATTTCAGTCTCAAATTTATGTCTTCCACCTTTTGATCTGTTTTTTCACCTTTAGTCAGCTaaacatgtaaataaataatacatagaataTCTTAACATCTCAactttagttaaattttaaagtaccagtgcttggatttttttatttaactgtatTGGATCAGCACCATCTAATACATCAACTTGAACACCATTACGAAACATTATAAACTTTGGTACAGcagatacattatattttaatgatatttcagCAAAATCTTCAGCTAAACACTTTGCAATTTTAATGTTCTGAAATattcagataatattttactgattttatttacacaaatattattataaatgttacccGGAATTCATCTTCTAAAGCTAAATCCGCTAGAATGTTGTTCATGTGCTGGCATGGTTCTGACCAATCGGCATAGAAATGTATAACAGACAACCCATTTGATctaaaaatcatgaaatactatattaatttcatgGTATTTTTCTATCATACGACACTACCTTGTTTTGTAAAACATCAAAATCCAGTTATCTAAAACTACCAGAATTTATCTACTTTCTATTATCacagactatattatttttttgtaaatttatgtaatatatatgtgtaagaTGTTCAATGTAAAaaagttttgtataaataatttattagtaattatttattggagGACATTGTACtttgattgttttaaaaatgtcagtaaatttaaattcttttgcATTTCGTTGCCACTTGAAATCAACTTTTTGTTGATCCCCAAAGACGTTCTATTTTTTGAGTATGTGCTCCGCTTAAAGAATCATCTACAGTTTATGCTGTGGTTTACAGTTACATGTTTAAAACCagcttttttacaaatttgataattgtatACCTGCCAAcaatctaaataaattgttgtgctcttttttatatttaacaatattgcaTTGAAAAGAGTTGACATGGTTCAATCAGGAATCTGGACCAAAACAACATTCtttaatttcacaatataGTCCCTCAAAAATCCTGTTGTAGAAGTATTATGCTAGCATTATTTTTGCACTTAGAAACTAAGCTTTTGTTTATCTCAACAGTTTTTTCTTCGATACTGAGAATCGAGAGCACAAACTTCCTGTAAACAGTTGTTCTAgtcaaagaaaatattttagtttattttcgaattttttttgcacCATTTTACTAAAAAGTTAACCCTTCAatccaaacaaaaataaattgtgtaacaAATGGAAGATGACTGAGTTCAAACCAAGTGTTATTTCGGGcactaacctttttttttagcaattttttaatattacatttccaaaatttagttttatgtcTTGATCACTcctacatattaatacatattaatgtggtatataaatatacaataccaAGATCCTGTAGCAGCATTACTATTTCTTCTCCGCACTTAAATAGAAACCAAatgtccataatattattattaaattaataaaaaataatattataggcatattaactatattacattattattattattttatcactcGTTTGGCTATACCAAatgtctaatttttatttaacaactcatggtatgttattttttattttaatcatgaaTAAGTGTGTTTTCAAGTagattaatactaaaaaaataaatatatattatatacatactttaaGGCGTCAAATTCTGTGTCTGAAGTAATAGAAGTCACCATTTTATTGTTGCTATAGGTACGTTAAAACAGCTGCAGAAAATCTAACTAATATATGTGAATAGCTTTTTCTCACTTTTCAAGTTTGAGATGatgtataattgataatttattgatttttttaaaataatttcaataatgcaTAAAGGTACTCACTAATGTAGCACAGAACACTACTCAAGTCTCagatgtattatagtattatcatatactatatacaaatacaacttaatagttaattgacaatataaattattaaattcaagtcCAGACAGAAtctaatttatagataataaaaattcatattatgaatTGGTTTGTTATCACTATAACTATGATATAGTCTTCATGTATCCCACGATGAATAGAAGTGGAAgggaaatcattttttatttccccCGGTATATCAGTGctaccaaaaattataataaataaacagtacacaattttatgatttttgttattaaggcaattattaagaaaataggaacattaaaaataataactttcagtaatttttattaacttaaaaaagttattgatttcatcaatttattaaaaaataagcctAGCTTACCCTACCTATATAGTTGATTAGCAAAGCAAACAAGAGACGGAGTACACTAgaattgtatgataaaaaaataaaaacaatactagTGTTAAAATGTggattcataaaattatttttaatatttaagtctaAAATACTCACAAACTGTATCTTGTAcagtaaaaattttcaaaaattcgtctttttactaatttttacaataggcATAGGTTTCAGAACAAtatgattacaaaaaatttaacaattgaaatttaaacattaaaaaaacatgatgtcaaatatagtttttataaacatcaaaattatttcaataattttgttaaaataaatgaagatagtttaaaataaaaacaaaaaaaatgtgaataactttttttttaatacaaatttcaaattttaacaaattaatagtatattacaaactatgataattacattataagcTAAATTTAACtagaacaataaaaatcatcatttgataaaatatgagatacaaaattataaatatttttcactttaagtcatgtaataattttaaataattaatataataattgtcaataaattcgtaaaaaaataatcaatatttcttttaagttTAGCTTTCAGccttatataacaataaatataatatatttacaaaactatATGTTTCTATAATCACATTTATGTAGAATAACCATACCTGACtagcatatttattataacttcttAAATATAGAAAGTATCAATCTTCTATTTTCCATTTGACTGTGTTGTAAATCAACTAGCATGTTTCTCAACTGTTCATGTTTGTATGAATCACTAGCTTCTTTTCTTTTCATGTAACTAATGAACCATTCAGGTGGTTGATCTGACTTACTGCCATCATGAGTGAGTGTTGAAGAACGAGCACTTTCATTTTCAACAATGCTACTCATCACACTTTGTATTCCATAGAAATACGGCCAATGGGTTTTGGACCTTTTGCTGATACCAGCCACTCTTCGATTATATGCTCTTACTAAACTATTCCATTTATTCTCTAAATCTTGTTCAGTCAGCAAAACCATGCCGATACGAcgaaatttctttaaaactaCAGTCCATATAGAATTTGGTTTACGGATCCATTTTTTCACTTCATTTTCTGCATCAGAGCGTAAATGTATTAACTTCCTAGTTAATTCTGGATGCCATTTTACCCCAGCTTTAGTTTCTACAACACTTTCATCACTGGCATCAGAATCTTCATCAATATTCACACTAATCAATAaacataactttaaatatttattttattttatacatgatattatttcaatatttcaacttACTCAACATCAACtttgtaattgtttaatatttctcGTACTTCAGACTGTTTCCAAATACCCTGCATAAAAACAGGCACCAAATCTTCACCTGGACGCGGATGACAGGCATCTGGTATTTCTATTGTACCGCCTAACATTTGATCCATAATGGCAAAATAGGgccattttacattttgaggTCCTTCAGCCtttaatttttccaaattttCTTCATATTGTTCTACACATTGGTTCCATAATGATTCTGCTTCATATGATTCAATGTCAGCATTTCCACCAAgacttttattcatttttgtaacTAATTCATACCATAATAAATCTTTTTCTGTTTCTTTGGTTGCATGATCGAAACGATCAGCCATAGAACGtcgtaatataaacaaaagaaGTATCATTTCTTGAGTCCATAAccgtatttctataaaaaaaattaataacactaCTCTAAATCTCtagatacattatttaattttatactaaaattttcattagtaatcaaattataatttaattaatataataaataataatttaatcaaacataCCATTGTTTGCATTTGTTGTTGAAGTCAAAAAGAAATAATCCATATCATCATTTGACTCTGTATTTATGGCTTCTTTGGAACTGAAAACaaacatatactataaaactCATTCCTAAATCAAATCATCAATCCTAATAATCAGTGTTGTAAcaatacgtttaaaattatttaaatatatagccaAATATTTagagaatattaatttgaattaaattgttgtttcATCTCAAATAGtttatggaatattaaaataaaaatctattcaaatattttacaacactgttagtagttattaaaaaataatgtatatacttttcTGCATCAACATCAATATCAACTTCAGAAGTCTTATTTAAAGGGTCAATCATCTTGTCTACTTCAATATAAGATGgtggtatttttaattcatcagTACCCCTAAGAATTTCATCCATAGCAGAAAAATGTTCCCATCGTACACTAAAATCTCCCATGTATTTAAttctttcaatatttttacggTATGTAGCTGCTATATTTCTCCACTTGTCATCACAATCTTTAGCTGTTACTTTTACTGAGGGCATGCTACTATTCATCCGTCGTGCAATCAATtcccataatttaaatttatattttgatgagtTAAATTCTTCATTAAGACTTCCACGCAAAGCAATCAATAAAGAAGTCATTTCTGTAGACCATTTTAAAGCTGGCACTAAATAttgaatgattaatttaaattacaaatgaaccaaacataaataaataataatttaagtaaattatactgctatgtaaaataaattatataataaattgggtAGGGTAGAGAACAACATTTACTTACTACTACTATCAGGAATGTAAGTTTCATTTATCAATGAGTCATTCCATGAACTAACTTCTGCATCATTTTGATTTACAATGACAGATTTAAGTTCAATAGAAggtttaatttcatttaaggTACcactaaaaataagtataaatttttttattcaatacattacatatttttttcatatttttactactttaataatgttgaataaataaaaagtaatgtcTTATTGCACAACAGTtagtatatgcatatattaaatataggtacctaataaactaatacatACTCATTTAAAAGAGCACAATGAAGTTCTTCAACACCATCATCTTGTATAATAGTAGAAACTTCtaattcaataaatgaacTAGATGTATCCAAATTATCCGTTCTTGTAATATTCACTggataattgattaaatttcgGCCATTTGACACTAACAttcttgaattaattatagctTTAACGTAGTTCATCAACACTTCTTCTAAAAATGCAATACAATAATGTCACTTAATAAAACAtagaacttttaaataaaagtcttAACAGATAACAGATatccatttatttaattatttaataaatattgttatagaaatattattctaattttatataataataaaatacaaactgtACTATAAATGcaagtacaattttaataagatgactaattattttttttttagaaaatggaATATCTTATTTGTCTATGATTActactttaataaattctaagtTGTAACACTAAATGTAGTCTATGgttgtaatatatcataaaagttTTATCTATTTCAATATTCCTTATAAacttagattaatattttttaatactaggCATGAcaaaattttgtatacaaatacaataatattcagttaaagacttaaaataataatattaatattaatatattaataaacaacaatatttgatCCATGTACgccatgtattatatatccaTGTTGAtagttaattgatttttttttttttttaaataaataatattataaccaaacaTTTATATCAAGATTTGTCAttagtctaaaataaaaattaaagttaaaacttcACATACACAGTGTTATAGGAGAAACACTTggtaatatatcaaatatcaacattgtaacaaaattcaaaaaataaaaataaatcaaaattattctttatatatttctgAACCTACCATCATCCAGTTTCTCAACAGTTCGTTTGTCCGTTTTAAACACAACTTGTCTGTTGTTAATCTTAAAGAACAGTTGTTCAGAATCAACAGTATCATTTTCGTTTGTATAGTTGTCCTTGTCCATATTTTAGACAGTGAGCCTATGGTCTAGTTTTACGGTACTGACACAAACgacaaaaataactataatatattgcggttttaaaaatttaaaaacaaaaataacttcTTAGAGATGAATCGAAAAAAACCACCGTTCAACACAACAGCACAGAACAAATCACAATCGATGGAAGAAGTGAATCGACATTCTTCTTATCAATGGTATACACGCCACTATCGCTTCCATGGTCTTTGGTCCGCAGCTCAGAATGTCATAGTTACGCCCATGGAGCAAATCTCACTATATGTAATTATGCGGGGGGCGAAACCCTCCGCGGGCCAGTTCAGAgttctatgtttataatttaagcccCCCTTCTAAAAAAGCAAATTTACGcctatgcatatatatataatgttctcGATGCATTCCGAAACTACTCAAccgattttgatgaaattgtgATCAATGTGTGTAATTTTATCTCCGTCATAAGATAGGATAGTTTTTATCCCGATTAATGACCTCAATGTATTACCTCTTTGTTATGTTTAGGGCtgtgtgattattttatcgattattcgaataatatattatttttaacaaatgacACATAATCGGTAACTGGATTGAAAAAGTGCAACTCTAGGCGGGACAGTTATGTAAAACTGATATGTCAGTGATATCATCTATACACTAAAtcagaaaaccaaaaatagtttatatccTTTCGCTAAATGTTAACATTGTTAGTATTATAGGCAACCAAACTTAACGCGGGTGCGTTTTGTACAGGCAACGAAGTGCACGGGGACagctagtatattatagaaagtcaattatttttagttaattattaaatttccgtAAAGTACCGCGTAGTCACGTCGAACGATCAAGAGGTAACTGACGTCtaatgttttacaaaatatagtagAACCTATAGTTTATATCCATAATCTTATTTCATAACATCCAATGtcgtaatttaaacttttattatactgaATAGACAATAagtaatagccaataggtgtCTGttctctatattattattattatcgttgcgACTTCACCATGGGCAGATAGGCATGTTTTGGCCTATcgggaaatatttataagggcctcatatagtatacataatgaaaaaaatatatatagaggtattttttttaagcaaacAATCCTTTCTTACTTCTgttggaaaataaatttcaaataatctattaaaatattatattacagaatttataatgtacaattttttacctAAGCCTTAAGGTAGTCCAAATAACACTttattcttttgtttttttttttaattttcatgctcacttatacgagtataaacaTGTTTCCAATTGATAAACCCTTCGGAAAATGGACCAGTTCCATCACTTTAACAGAtacaaatacaacaaaatgaaGCTTTATGTTTGAAACTATAAGATATCCATTTACGATTCCCACCATCATTTCAATTAAAACCTTTTGTTGGTACAAAAGGAACATTAATCTTCGGTTGAATATGATGGAATGaccaaaattttgaaaaatttgtcagtgttggtttttaaaatagttttcagataatgctaaaaaataaataagaaacttaacaacatttattacaatattaatttttattattaagctattgtgtataaaaaattgtaccaCTATTGAGttcattaaattgattttcagctcatttaaaatgtgaatcatcactataattttttttgtctgtggttaaaatatctaagaaaataaaataggaagATTGGATAACTGTTATTTGATTTAgcaaaaatctaattaaacgATGTATACTACTtagatcaattattatttgagattCAACTATTGaatcatcattaaatatatgcaCCTGATCTGTAGATGCTtttgaaagttaaaaattgtccaagtattgtacataaatttgtgtagataaaaatgttttatatcttACTGTTTATAGTAGGGTGtttattttctacaataaTTGTTCCACTATTGAGTTCATTCAATTGATTTTCAGCTGATTTAGAATGTGATTGATCATTGACTCATTGTCATATTCTTTGTATGTGGTTAAAATTTCTatcataaaactttttatgaacAAAGTTGTAAAAAGTAGATACACACTAAAATAGTAGTTACATTTAACAGTAGCTAAaggttatatttgtaatttgtataaagtaGTATATCATGGGACTGAAGTCAGAAAGAGGCCTCAACATTAAACATAGGCGAGGGCCTACCAGGAAAATCCCGATTTCCCGGTGGGCCTATCCGCCCATGGACTTGGCTCATCAAAACTTCGTAGATACCtaggtataaaatacgattacatttttaacgataaaatTTGGTTTATCGCAACCTATGTGTATCATTGTGtagatatacaaatataactttaGGCTAATGACCTGTGATCTTGAAGCCTtacttctaataatatatatatatataacttacatattaaaaaagttactaTAAATGTAAAGTTTATTTCAACAAGCGTGCTTtcgaatttttatataatttaaaaataattttatttatgatgacaattattttaataacttttaaccacggattaataataatggatattAATTCGCGCGTGCTTTTAACCaaaattaacgtttttcacTTAGTCGTTTATTACCCTTGTGGTTTTTTACCGATTACCGGTAATGTACACTGTACAGTACTCCTGCAGTAATACTGTACGAGTATACTACCACTGATTATTTACTAGTAATAtgtcatatatgtatattggcGGGGAGAAAGTGTTAAGCATACTGTATAGATAAAAGATAGATAAAGAGGTGCTGGGCGCAGTGCCGGATTAACCTACAAGCAAATTAAGCACTGCTTAAGGCCCTTAAAAAAATTCggaccataatttttttttatttgaaaaatttaaaatctgtagATTTGCACACCAAGTCGATGGTCAAACTAGAACCGGTATCAGCTcaatattttaccaaattatTAGACCGTTTATTGGGGACAAAATTCGGCCGATGTAAATGGTCAGACTACACCAGGATTTTCATTGAATTTGtcaaaatcatataatgtattttgtatacacacatttatttctatataaatagaattaacgcttattatacttaagtgagaaataattttaagttattatcatAAAGTTCAATGGACATGGAAATCGAAGAATGGAAGAAATACAAGaagaaataaacaatttgttaaaaagATTTCTCGGACGATTTTACAAATGAGTTCaaacagttattaaatttttcatcagAGTCTATTATTAGTTACTACGAACGAAAAtaagaatacaaatattttgcttaatatgtataagacgatagttgatttaaatgttgaaaaattattacgcTTATATCTTTCTCTTATGTGTACCTATAGGCGTGTAGCAACTGTACTGGTGAAAGATCTTTTTCccgattaaaattgttaaaacccGTATTACGATCTTCACTATCACAAAATAGTCTGCagaattttggaattttaagcATCGAGAGTGAATTTGTAAGATCTCTAGACTTGTTTGATGTCATTTgaactttttcaaaaaaaattctagaaaaaaataattatgtatagatgAAGAGGTGAACCAAGTGAATAGTTGCAACGATGACAGtgactaattttataataaatatcatagacatattatattatatgtctatgataaatatacatatattttagtattcaactataatttaagaatatgtttgacacgattattatttatattcataaataaaatttaaaaaatgaatttttttttaatttgtagttaGCAGTGTTAGCACCTTTTATCTTTCCATATGACCAATTAGGCCAGTCTATTTATTTGCTTAAGACCCATGAAACACTTAATCCGGCACTGGCTGGGCCCCTAATATACCAACAATTGGTCTATtatactctatattatatcCGCCCctgcatttaatataaaaacataacaaaacattgtaaaaaatagtaaaatttatgacgttcataaattattcatatgaaTTTCCAACGAAAAAAGTCGTATAAGTATagatacgagtataatacgaCTAGGTATAACTTCGTTTTAAAGGTAGTATCTTGTTAAAAAACACGATCatgtgacatttttaaaaaaccaataacataatatttagaatttagagtCGGATAATTAAATGCTAGTAGAAATCCTCTGCcctaactttttatattacatggtttttataagtagtttctaataagattttaatatgtttgtcTACAGACTTAAGTAcacatatttgttttgttttttttatcatgaacgtataatagaaataattataattgttattattttatttgagtgtggtaactaaaatttataacttattgaataacagaaaaaaaactacttataatatactacagaaATTTGCTTAAAGATTTACAGTTTGTGACGTTTGtgtgaataatgaaaaatcacATTGCATTATCATTAATGCTTATTAGTCAttgattcaaataaataaatttaaacttggtTAATTGTAAGACCTATAATAAGATatcatatatttctttaatataaaaaataaattatgtataactgATTATGCAAATGCCAAAAGCAGGGGCGCAATCTCAATGAAAAACTGATGGTGTTGAAGCTCCtctatctttttttataatgttatcttGAGGTTATGGATAccaattactattaaaatctaaattaacatGAAACGATTTGATGGTgctaatttcaaaattgggGGTGCTAAGCACACCCAAGCCCTCCTCAAATCGCGCCTATGGCCAAAAGttctctaataatatattttatttatatatacaatatactatatgcataatatattaatatgacgctatattatgataataataaaaataaaatttataataaataattaaaatattttatcacgcCAAATGTTGAACCAATGAGAAAGccgtatttttatatgagttttatttaatatgcagacaggaaaaacaaattacatcTTTTCGCCACATTATAGCGTTTTAATCTCTTTTCTATGGTTTTATCAAACAGGttcagaaataataaaatataatacaacaaaattgatatttaccatattataaggCAAACCAAACAACCAGGCTTCAACTGATAGTGAGAATTCGCTATCTAGTATCtagttcattaatattattcacgtgTGTGATAAGATATTGGTGATTTCACTGGTTTAGTAGTTTCAGAttcatatttgtaatttactaattttgtatttctaaCTTTAAAAACGCGTTCAATATGAAAAATCTTAAGCTTCACAAGTCTAGAGTAATGCACGTCGAACAGTTAAAAGACGCTGCATCGG includes the following:
- the LOC113553097 gene encoding glutaredoxin 3 — translated: MVTSITSDTEFDALKSNGLSVIHFYADWSEPCQHMNNILADLALEDEFRNIKIAKCLAEDFAEISLKYNVSAVPKFIMFRNGVQVDVLDGADPIQLNKKIQALLTKGEKTDQKVEDINLRLKSLVNSAPVLLFMKGSKSEPKCKFSTAIVNLLNDIGAEFSTFDILQDQVVREKLKIFSNWPTYPQLYINGELIGGLDIVKELKENGELNDLLKLENNKANLNERLKLLTHKADVMAFIKGNKQVARCGFSNQLIQILNQTGIDYETFDILSDEEVRQGLKVYSDWPTYPQVYVKGSLIGGLDIIKELKEGGELIATLKGEI
- the LOC113553388 gene encoding uncharacterized protein LOC113553388; the encoded protein is MDKDNYTNENDTVDSEQLFFKINNRQVVFKTDKRTVEKLDDEEVLMNYVKAIINSRMLVSNGRNLINYPVNITRTDNLDTSSSFIELEVSTIIQDDGVEELHCALLNDGTLNEIKPSIELKSVIVNQNDAEVSSWNDSLINETYIPDSSMPALKWSTEMTSLLIALRGSLNEEFNSSKYKFKLWELIARRMNSSMPSVKVTAKDCDDKWRNIAATYRKNIERIKYMGDFSVRWEHFSAMDEILRGTDELKIPPSYIEVDKMIDPLNKTSEVDIDVDAENSKEAINTESNDDMDYFFLTSTTNANNEIRLWTQEMILLLFILRRSMADRFDHATKETEKDLLWYELVTKMNKSLGGNADIESYEAESLWNQCVEQYEENLEKLKAEGPQNVKWPYFAIMDQMLGGTIEIPDACHPRPGEDLVPVFMQGIWKQSEVREILNNYKVDVDVNIDEDSDASDESVVETKAGVKWHPELTRKLIHLRSDAENEVKKWIRKPNSIWTVVLKKFRRIGMVLLTEQDLENKWNSLVRAYNRRVAGISKRSKTHWPYFYGIQSVMSSIVENESARSSTLTHDGSKSDQPPEWFISYMKRKEASDSYKHEQLRNMLVDLQHSQMENRRLILSIFKKL